The Malus sylvestris chromosome 12, drMalSylv7.2, whole genome shotgun sequence genome contains a region encoding:
- the LOC126592802 gene encoding protein BUD31 homolog 1 isoform X2, giving the protein MPKVKTNRVKYPEGWELIEPTLRELQAKMREAENDTHDGKRKCETLWPIFKIAHQKSRYIFDLYHRRKEISKELYEFCLDQGYADRNLIAKWKKPGYERLCCLRCMQPRDHNFATTCVCRVPKHLREEKVIECVHCGCRGCASGD; this is encoded by the exons ATGCCGAAGGTAAAGACTAACAGAGTCAAATACCCAGAAGGTTGGGAACTAATTGAGCCTACGCTTCGCGAACTGCAAGCTAAGATGAGAGAAG CTGAGAATGATACTCATGATGGAAAGAGAAAATGTGAGACCTTGTGGCCTATTTTCAAAATAGCACATCAAAAGAGCCGCTACATTTTCGACCTTTACCACCGGAGAAAAGAAATTTCCAAGGAGTTATATGAGTTTTGTCTGGACCAAGGCTATGCTGATCGCAATCTAATTGCAAAATGGAAAAAG CCTGGTTACGAACGGCTCTGCTGTTTAAGATGCATGCAGCCCCGGGACCATAACTTTGCCACCACATGTGTTTGCCGAGTTCCTAAGCATCTGAGGGAGGAGAAGGTTATCGAGTGTGTGCATTGCGGCTGTAGGGGCTGTGCCAGCGGAGATTGA
- the LOC126592801 gene encoding histidinol-phosphate aminotransferase, chloroplastic-like — MGVIDIYNVSSLRLTTTRRPSCGIEGNSRRRVVAMASTIPVQQKEVNDGQQRLTGDSFIRPHLRNLSPYQPILPFEVLSTRLGRKPEDIIKLDANENPYGPPPEVIEALGALKFPYIYPDPESRRLRAALAKDSGLESDYILVGCGADELIDLIMRCVLDPGDKIVDCPPTFTMYEFDAAVNAASVIKVPRKSDFSLDVEVISDVVLQEKPKCIFLTSPNNPDGSIISDEILLKILELPILVVLDEAYIEFSGLESKMQWVKKHENLIVLRTFSKRAGLAGLRVGYGAFPLSIIEYLWRAKQPYNVSVTAEVSACAALQNPTYLETVKEALLQERERLFNLLKELPFLNPYPSYSNFILCEVTSGMDAKKLKEDLAKMGVMIRHYNNKELKGYVRVSVGKPEHTDALMDCLRRLSS; from the exons ATGGGTGTGATTGATATATACAACGTTTCCTCGCTCCGATTAACCACCACCCGCAGACCCAGCTGTGGAATTGAAGGAAATAGTAGGAGGAGGGTGGTGGCTATGGCGTCCACAATCCCTGTGCAGCAGAAAGAAGTCAACGACGGTCAACAGCGTTTGACTGGCGACTCGTTCATTCGACCCCATTTGAGGAACTTGTCTCCTTATCAGCCCATTTTACCATTCGAG GTTTTGTCAACCAGACTTGGAAGGAAGCCTGAGGACATCATCAAGTTAGATGCAAATGAAAACCCTTATGGTCCTCCTCCGGAG GTTATTGAAGCTTTGGGTGCATTGAAATTCCCATATATTTATCCTGATCCTGAAAGCCGTCGATTACGTGCTGCCCTGGCAAAGGATTCGGGCCTTGAATCTGATTATATTCTTGTCGGGTGTGGTGCTGATGAGCTCATTGATTTGATTATGAG ATGTGTGCTTGATCCTGGTGACAAGATTGTTGATTGTCCACCAACGTTCACAATGTATGAATTTGATGCTGCAGTAAACGCAGCTTCTGTCATTAAAG TGCCAAGGAAGTCGGATTTTAGCTTGGATGTAGAAGTCATTTCAGATGTTGTTTTACAGGAAAAACCAAAGTGCATATTCCTAACTTCTCCCAACAATCCAGATGGGAG TATAATCAGTGATGAGATTCTCTTGAAAATTCTTGAGCTTCCTATATTGGTGGTGCTGGATGAAGCATATATTGAGTTTTCAGGACTCGAATCGAAGATGCAATGGGTGAAAAAGCATGAGAATTTAATTGTTCTGCGAACATTCAGCAAACGAGCTG GCTTAGCTGGACTCCGTGTAGGATATGGAGCATTTCCGCTGAGCATAATTGAATACCTGTGGAGAGCTAAGCAACCATATAATGTGTCTGTCACTGCTGAAGTTTCTGCTTGTGCAGCATTGCAGAATCCCACCTATCTTGAG ACGGTGAAAGAAGCTTTGCTACAAGAGAGGGAGAGGCTTTTCAACCTTCTAAAGGAGCTGCCATTTCTCAACCCGTATCCAAGCTATTCCAATTTCATTCTTTGTGAGGTTACATCGGGAATGGATGCTAAGAAGCTGAAG GAGGACCTTGCGAAAATGGGAGTGATGATTCGTCACTACAACAACAAAGAGCTGAAGGGTTACGTTCGCGTATCTGTTGGGAAGCCGGAACACACAGATGCATTGATGGATTGCCTCAGACGCTTGTCGTCTTAA
- the LOC126593038 gene encoding BTB/POZ domain-containing protein FBL11 isoform X1: protein MASTSDDDFITVVCTNPSPIQPNTTPDKEVLISVENILSWDLPAILRHQTVRVQAHRNRLIQHSSYFHGLLSGSFSESGRECIEIEWNLEIFLSILNCLYDSPLGLEVTSDNFLLLFEGALYFGVEMLLVRCKTWFSEVVSAEVQPQIQLDDLISIWSFGVEHALDFLPELCASYLARNFMWAMCMNYFVDIPYDLLLSCVKHMDLTVDSEMYLSNALLVWLDANTERMDGLSRNEDVCTGILKEIRVRLLPLWFAAEKRSSCHFSKFADQSIDSIFRLLRIPSTSSIEALADGHLHDLRIRLTKFSKKVNLSSCPQMTSVVLLFSLLPFSNSMEYTLRSIEQSPFNLKHLERESSALLKSLPTLSFEAVQEVDISKCPRLHLETAIECFCKSFPSLRTLKAAFLLNFKISTLRKLVLKCPMVCEIDLTIDTTPIISSQVSVVSSSPDITPQISNSPLNCRDMTSFYSGLSLAKLTLEGRSDLYDSDLQYISRFCVCLQYLNLKGCISLTDVGIASVLRRCIKLHSVLVCDTSFGINSVLALCSSSSNHIAVQQIENEQLDSLAHNLQTLHMGSCKCVDEASLVKLMSQMQKLKTLCLSDTYLSDGALYSFRSSSLEMLDVSNTVVSKAALAHLISGNPGLKCLKARGCRNLSQQEGEAQKRAFSSSYSCRELHNEIGRTCVLEEIALGWGFSYSSLKALKPAVTSLRKITVGLGGSLGEDGLRKLPTISPMLESIILYFQVISDGAILSIMENLKNLVVFALCHCLGDISILSFKFSMPNLRTLKLERVTPWITNNDLVILTQSCTNLVELSLLGCTLLNSESQRIISHGWPGLVSVHLEECGQLTAKGVSSLFRCKALEDLLLRHNGPGIQKSFIFDAASKFPMLRKVSLDLCDASEGDFDIPNYADRYFLSTVKIARCKTEKCGRNVAFLEARRRLVHKETLVLVWNSSTATRTVVKERL from the exons ATGGCTTCGACCTCCGACGACGACTTCATCACCGTCGTATGCACAAACCCCAGTCCAATCCAACCAAACACCACCCCGGATAAAGAAGTTCTAATTTCTGTCGAGAATATCCTATCCTGGGATTTGCCAGCCATTCTCCGTCACCAAACAGTCAGAGTTCAAGCACATCGGAACAG GCTAATCCAACACTCTTCGTACTTCCATGGACTCCTAAGCGGCAGCTTTAG CGAATCGGGCCGGGAATGTATAGAAATTGAGTGGAACCTGGAAATATTTCTAAGCATTCTCAATTGTTTATATGACTCCCCATTGGGATTGGAAGTTACATCTGATAATTTCCTCCTTCTTTTTGAG GGTGCACTCTATTTTGGAGTGGAGATGCTTCTCGTGAGATGTAAAACTTGGTTTTCTGAGGTAGTGTCGGCGGAGGTACAACCACAAATACAATTGGATGATTTGATTTCTATTTGGAGCTTCGGTGTAGAGCACG CCCTTGATTTTCTTCCAGAATTGTGTGCGAGCTATCTTGCCAGAAATTTT ATGTGGGCCATGTGCATGAATTATTTTGTAGATATTCCTTACGACTTATTACTATCTTGTGTAAAGCACATGGATTTGACAGTCGACAG CGAGATGTATCTTTCCAATGCACTTTTAGTTTGGCTTGATGCTAACACAGAAAGGATGGATGGCTTGAGCAGAAATGAAGATGTCTGCACTGGCATTTTGAAAGAG ATCCGTGTACGCCTTTTGCCATTGTGGTTTGCTGCAG AGAAAAGAAGTTCTTGTCATTTTTCTAAGTTTGCTGATCAGAGCATTGATTCAATTTTCAGACTACTGAGAATTCCATCCACTAGCTCAATAGAAGCCTTGGCCGATGGTCACTTGCATGACTTACGTATTCGGCTGACAAAATTTTCTAAG AAAGTAAATCTTTCAAGTTGCCCACAGATGACATCAGTCGTGCTACTTTTTTCTTTGCTTCCTTTTTCAAACAGTATGGAATACACTCTAAGGAGTATTGAACAGTCACCATTTAACCTTAAACATCTTGAACGAGAATCTTCTGCACTACTGAAGTCGTTGCCAACTTTGTCTTTTGAAGCGGTACAAGAGGTGGATATTTCCAAGTGTCCAAGGTTACATCTTGAAACTGCCATTGAATGCTTTtgcaaatcatttccatctttaAGAACACTGAAGGCAGCTTTTTTATTGAACTTCAAGATAAGCACTTTGCGCAAACTGGTGCTGAAATGCCCCATGGTCTGTGAAATTGACTTGACTATTGACACTACTCCAATTATATCATCACAAGTGTCTGTTGTATCCTCAAGTCCAGATATAACACCTCAAATATCAAATTCGCCCTTAAATTGTCGGGATATGACTTCTTTTTACTCTGGACTATCTCTTGCAAAACTCACATTGGAGGGCCGAAGCGATCTTTATG ATTCAGATCTTCAGTACATCTCCAGATTCTGTGTCTGCTTGCAATACCTAAACCTCAAAGGGTGTATTTCATTAACTGATGTTGGCATAGCAAGTGTTCTACGCAGATGTATTAAGCTGCACTCCGTTTTAGTATGTGACACCTCCTTCGGGATTAATTCAGTTTTAGCTCTTTGTTCTAGCTCTTCCAATCATATTGCTGTCCAACAAATTGAAAACGAGCAATTGGATTCCTTGGCACATAATCTTCAAACACTTCACATGGGAAGCTGCAAAT GTGTTGATGAAGCATCTCTTGTAAAGCTTATGTCTCAAATGCAAAAGCTGAAGACTCTTTGCTTAAGTGATACTTACCTTTCTGATGGTGCTCTATATAGTTTCAGAAGTTCTTCCTTGGAGATGCTTGATGTTTCTAATACTGTG GTTTCAAAAGCTGCTTTAGCTCATCTCATCAGTGGAAATCCAGGTTTAAAGTGTTTGAAAGCGAGAGGATGCAGGAATTTGTCTCAACAGGAAGGTGAGGCTCAGAAGCGAGCATTTTCTTCCTCCTACTCTTGCAGAGAACTGCATAATGAAATAGGAAGAACTTGCGTACTGGAAGAAATTGCACTTGGATGGGGATTTTCTTACTCCTCTTTGAAAGCTCTGAAACCCGCAGTCACATCACTGAGGAAAATAACTGTGGGCTTAGGTGGATCATTAGGTGAAGATGGACTGAGAAAACTACCAACTATTTCTCCTATGCTAGAGTCAATTATTCTTTATTTTCAG GTAATATCTGATGGTGCCATTTTGAGCATTATGGAAAATCTGAAGAACTTGGTAGTTTTTGCTTTGTGTCACTGTCTTGGTGATATATCTATTTTAAGCTTTAAGTTTTCCATGCCAAACCTGAGGACGTTGAAACTTGAGCGGGTGACCCCTTGGATAACCAACAATGATTTGGTTATTCTTACTCAAAGCTGTACAAATCTGGTTGAGCTTTCGCTGCTAGGGTGTACGCTTCTGAATTCAG AGTCTCAGCGGATAATTTCGCATGGATGGCCAGGCTTGGTTTCAGTCCATCTTGAG GAGTGTGGACAACTGACAGCGAAGGGGGTTTCTTCTCTTTTTAGATGTAAAGCTCTTGAAGATCTCTTGCTGCGTCATAAT GGCCCTGGGATACAGAAAAGCTTTATTTTCGACGCTGCTTCAAAG TTTCCAATGCTTAGGAAAGTATCGTTAGACTTGTGTGATGCCAGTGAAGGTGATTTTGACATTCCGAAT TATGCAGATAGGTATTTCTTAAGTACTGTCAAGATTGCAAGATGCAAGACCGAGAAATGTGGCCGGAACGTTGCGTTTCTCGAGGCTCGGAGGAGGCTGGTGCACAAAGAAACACTTGTACTGGTATGGAACAGCAGCACCGCCACTAGAACGGTGGTGAAAGAAAGACTCTAA
- the LOC126593038 gene encoding BTB/POZ domain-containing protein FBL11 isoform X2, whose product MASTSDDDFITVVCTNPSPIQPNTTPDKEVLISVENILSWDLPAILRHQTVRVQAHRNRLIQHSSYFHGLLSGSFSESGRECIEIEWNLEIFLSILNCLYDSPLGLEVTSDNFLLLFEGALYFGVEMLLVRCKTWFSEVVSAEVQPQIQLDDLISIWSFGVEHALDFLPELCASYLARNFMWAMCMNYFVDIPYDLLLSCVKHMDLTVDSEMYLSNALLVWLDANTERMDGLSRNEDVCTGILKEIRVRLLPLWFAAEKRSSCHFSKFADQSIDSIFRLLRIPSTSSIEALADGHLHDLRIRLTKFSKKVNLSSCPQMTSVVLLFSLLPFSNSMEYTLRSIEQSPFNLKHLERESSALLKSLPTLSFEAVQEVDISKCPRLHLETAIECFCKSFPSLRTLKAAFLLNFKISTLRKLVLKCPMVCEIDLTIDTTPIISSQVSVVSSSPDITPQISNSPLNCRDMTSFYSGLSLAKLTLEGRSDLYDSDLQYISRFCVCLQYLNLKGCISLTDVGIASVLRRCIKLHSVLVCDTSFGINSVLALCSSSSNHIAVQQIENEQLDSLAHNLQTLHMGSCKCVDEASLVKLMSQMQKLKTLCLSDTYLSDGALYSFRSSSLEMLDVSNTVVSKAALAHLISGNPGLKCLKARGCRNLSQQEGEAQKRAFSSSYSCRELHNEIGRTCVLEEIALGWGFSYSSLKALKPAVTSLRKITVGLGGSLGEDGLRKLPTISPMLESIILYFQVISDGAILSIMENLKNLVVFALCHCLGDISILSFKFSMPNLRTLKLERVTPWITNNDLVILTQSCTNLVELSLLGCTLLNSESQRIISHGWPGLVSVHLEECGQLTAKGVSSLFRCKALEDLLLRHNGPGIQKSFIFDAASKFPMLRKVSLDLCDASEGDFDIPNIGIS is encoded by the exons ATGGCTTCGACCTCCGACGACGACTTCATCACCGTCGTATGCACAAACCCCAGTCCAATCCAACCAAACACCACCCCGGATAAAGAAGTTCTAATTTCTGTCGAGAATATCCTATCCTGGGATTTGCCAGCCATTCTCCGTCACCAAACAGTCAGAGTTCAAGCACATCGGAACAG GCTAATCCAACACTCTTCGTACTTCCATGGACTCCTAAGCGGCAGCTTTAG CGAATCGGGCCGGGAATGTATAGAAATTGAGTGGAACCTGGAAATATTTCTAAGCATTCTCAATTGTTTATATGACTCCCCATTGGGATTGGAAGTTACATCTGATAATTTCCTCCTTCTTTTTGAG GGTGCACTCTATTTTGGAGTGGAGATGCTTCTCGTGAGATGTAAAACTTGGTTTTCTGAGGTAGTGTCGGCGGAGGTACAACCACAAATACAATTGGATGATTTGATTTCTATTTGGAGCTTCGGTGTAGAGCACG CCCTTGATTTTCTTCCAGAATTGTGTGCGAGCTATCTTGCCAGAAATTTT ATGTGGGCCATGTGCATGAATTATTTTGTAGATATTCCTTACGACTTATTACTATCTTGTGTAAAGCACATGGATTTGACAGTCGACAG CGAGATGTATCTTTCCAATGCACTTTTAGTTTGGCTTGATGCTAACACAGAAAGGATGGATGGCTTGAGCAGAAATGAAGATGTCTGCACTGGCATTTTGAAAGAG ATCCGTGTACGCCTTTTGCCATTGTGGTTTGCTGCAG AGAAAAGAAGTTCTTGTCATTTTTCTAAGTTTGCTGATCAGAGCATTGATTCAATTTTCAGACTACTGAGAATTCCATCCACTAGCTCAATAGAAGCCTTGGCCGATGGTCACTTGCATGACTTACGTATTCGGCTGACAAAATTTTCTAAG AAAGTAAATCTTTCAAGTTGCCCACAGATGACATCAGTCGTGCTACTTTTTTCTTTGCTTCCTTTTTCAAACAGTATGGAATACACTCTAAGGAGTATTGAACAGTCACCATTTAACCTTAAACATCTTGAACGAGAATCTTCTGCACTACTGAAGTCGTTGCCAACTTTGTCTTTTGAAGCGGTACAAGAGGTGGATATTTCCAAGTGTCCAAGGTTACATCTTGAAACTGCCATTGAATGCTTTtgcaaatcatttccatctttaAGAACACTGAAGGCAGCTTTTTTATTGAACTTCAAGATAAGCACTTTGCGCAAACTGGTGCTGAAATGCCCCATGGTCTGTGAAATTGACTTGACTATTGACACTACTCCAATTATATCATCACAAGTGTCTGTTGTATCCTCAAGTCCAGATATAACACCTCAAATATCAAATTCGCCCTTAAATTGTCGGGATATGACTTCTTTTTACTCTGGACTATCTCTTGCAAAACTCACATTGGAGGGCCGAAGCGATCTTTATG ATTCAGATCTTCAGTACATCTCCAGATTCTGTGTCTGCTTGCAATACCTAAACCTCAAAGGGTGTATTTCATTAACTGATGTTGGCATAGCAAGTGTTCTACGCAGATGTATTAAGCTGCACTCCGTTTTAGTATGTGACACCTCCTTCGGGATTAATTCAGTTTTAGCTCTTTGTTCTAGCTCTTCCAATCATATTGCTGTCCAACAAATTGAAAACGAGCAATTGGATTCCTTGGCACATAATCTTCAAACACTTCACATGGGAAGCTGCAAAT GTGTTGATGAAGCATCTCTTGTAAAGCTTATGTCTCAAATGCAAAAGCTGAAGACTCTTTGCTTAAGTGATACTTACCTTTCTGATGGTGCTCTATATAGTTTCAGAAGTTCTTCCTTGGAGATGCTTGATGTTTCTAATACTGTG GTTTCAAAAGCTGCTTTAGCTCATCTCATCAGTGGAAATCCAGGTTTAAAGTGTTTGAAAGCGAGAGGATGCAGGAATTTGTCTCAACAGGAAGGTGAGGCTCAGAAGCGAGCATTTTCTTCCTCCTACTCTTGCAGAGAACTGCATAATGAAATAGGAAGAACTTGCGTACTGGAAGAAATTGCACTTGGATGGGGATTTTCTTACTCCTCTTTGAAAGCTCTGAAACCCGCAGTCACATCACTGAGGAAAATAACTGTGGGCTTAGGTGGATCATTAGGTGAAGATGGACTGAGAAAACTACCAACTATTTCTCCTATGCTAGAGTCAATTATTCTTTATTTTCAG GTAATATCTGATGGTGCCATTTTGAGCATTATGGAAAATCTGAAGAACTTGGTAGTTTTTGCTTTGTGTCACTGTCTTGGTGATATATCTATTTTAAGCTTTAAGTTTTCCATGCCAAACCTGAGGACGTTGAAACTTGAGCGGGTGACCCCTTGGATAACCAACAATGATTTGGTTATTCTTACTCAAAGCTGTACAAATCTGGTTGAGCTTTCGCTGCTAGGGTGTACGCTTCTGAATTCAG AGTCTCAGCGGATAATTTCGCATGGATGGCCAGGCTTGGTTTCAGTCCATCTTGAG GAGTGTGGACAACTGACAGCGAAGGGGGTTTCTTCTCTTTTTAGATGTAAAGCTCTTGAAGATCTCTTGCTGCGTCATAAT GGCCCTGGGATACAGAAAAGCTTTATTTTCGACGCTGCTTCAAAG TTTCCAATGCTTAGGAAAGTATCGTTAGACTTGTGTGATGCCAGTGAAGGTGATTTTGACATTCCGAAT ATAGGTATTTCTTAA
- the LOC126592802 gene encoding protein BUD31 homolog 1 isoform X1, whose translation MSSLTVSCLRTFSVLKQNKSFFISLLETRSKKEHADINFQIPKPPFRSARPRFPPPPPPPPPQPSLLFVRYKMPKVKTNRVKYPEGWELIEPTLRELQAKMREAENDTHDGKRKCETLWPIFKIAHQKSRYIFDLYHRRKEISKELYEFCLDQGYADRNLIAKWKKPGYERLCCLRCMQPRDHNFATTCVCRVPKHLREEKVIECVHCGCRGCASGD comes from the exons ATGTCGTCTCTAACGGTGTCGTGTCTTCGCACTTTTTCTGTTTTGAAGCAAAACAAATCGTTTTTCATTTCGTTGTTGGAAACTCGTAGTAAAAAGGAGCACGCAGATATAAATTTCCAAATCCCTAAACCCCCTTTCCGCTCTGCTCGGCCTCGCTTcccgccaccgccaccgccaccgccaccacaGCCTTCTCTTCTCTTCGTCAG GTATAAAATGCCGAAGGTAAAGACTAACAGAGTCAAATACCCAGAAGGTTGGGAACTAATTGAGCCTACGCTTCGCGAACTGCAAGCTAAGATGAGAGAAG CTGAGAATGATACTCATGATGGAAAGAGAAAATGTGAGACCTTGTGGCCTATTTTCAAAATAGCACATCAAAAGAGCCGCTACATTTTCGACCTTTACCACCGGAGAAAAGAAATTTCCAAGGAGTTATATGAGTTTTGTCTGGACCAAGGCTATGCTGATCGCAATCTAATTGCAAAATGGAAAAAG CCTGGTTACGAACGGCTCTGCTGTTTAAGATGCATGCAGCCCCGGGACCATAACTTTGCCACCACATGTGTTTGCCGAGTTCCTAAGCATCTGAGGGAGGAGAAGGTTATCGAGTGTGTGCATTGCGGCTGTAGGGGCTGTGCCAGCGGAGATTGA